One window from the genome of Pungitius pungitius chromosome 14, fPunPun2.1, whole genome shotgun sequence encodes:
- the grem1b gene encoding gremlin-1: protein MAASTRIFCSVVFIMGLLSLPADSKRNRGSQGAIPHPDKSNPNESEQQPQTPPAGPRSRRRQSSSSPADEVLESSQEALHVTERQYLKRDWCKTQTLKQTIHEEGCVSRTILNRFCYGQCNSFYIPRHIRREEGAFQSCSFCKPKRFTTMTYTLNCPDQQPPTKKKRIQRVKQCRCISIDLD from the coding sequence atggCCGCCTCAACGCGTATCTTCTGCAGTGTGGTTTTCATCATGGGCTTGCTCTCCTTGCCCGCGGATTCCAAGAGAAACCGAGGCTCGCAAGGCGCCATCCCTCATCCTGACAAAAGCAACCCCAACGAATCTGAGCAGCAACCGCAGACTCCGCCGGCGGGCCCCCGGTCCCGGCGGAGGCAGAGCTCGTCCTCGCCGGCCGACGAGGTGCTGGAGTCCAGCCAGGAAGCTTTACACGTGACGGAGCGCCAGTATTTGAAACGGGACTGGTGCAAGACGCAGACGCTGAAGCAGACCATCCACGAGGAGGGCTGCGTCAGCCGCACCATCCTCAACCGCTTCTGCTACGGACAGTGCAACTCCTTCTACATCCCCCGGCACATccgcagggaggagggggcctTCCAGTCCTGCTCGTTTTGCAAGCCGAAGCGTTTTACCACCATGACTTACACGTTGAACTGCCCGGATCAGCAGCCACCCACCAAGAAGAAACGCATCCAGCGCGTCAAACAGTGCCGTTGCATATCCATAGACCTGGactaa